Proteins encoded by one window of Acidipropionibacterium virtanenii:
- a CDS encoding DUF3000 domain-containing protein, with translation MDPVTDFASVRERVSEHPWRAELSVSEIPAPTRIAPEALALEASVLDDGAQLGSGRLIILHDPAGSESWQGNFRLVTMARAEVDPEMATDPLLAPVARSWLTDSLDSSGAEYVALAGTATSVVSRPFGQLGDEPDENRVELRASWTPQLARPEDIGLHLAGWQDLLCHACGLPPLPEGVTRLKPRHSDEDQA, from the coding sequence ATCGACCCCGTCACCGACTTCGCCTCGGTGCGCGAGCGCGTCTCAGAGCATCCCTGGCGTGCGGAGCTGTCGGTCTCCGAGATCCCGGCCCCCACCCGGATCGCACCCGAGGCCCTGGCCCTGGAGGCCTCCGTCCTCGATGACGGTGCCCAGCTGGGATCGGGCCGGCTGATCATTCTTCACGACCCGGCCGGGAGCGAGTCCTGGCAGGGCAACTTCAGGCTGGTGACGATGGCCCGCGCCGAGGTCGATCCCGAAATGGCCACCGATCCCCTACTGGCCCCGGTCGCCCGGTCCTGGCTGACCGACTCCCTGGACAGCAGCGGGGCCGAGTACGTCGCGCTGGCCGGCACAGCGACCTCGGTGGTCAGCCGGCCCTTCGGCCAGCTCGGCGACGAGCCCGACGAGAACCGGGTCGAGCTGCGCGCCTCGTGGACTCCTCAGCTCGCCCGCCCCGAGGACATCGGCCTGCATCTGGCGGGCTGGCAGGACCTGTTGTGCCATGCCTGCGGCCTGCCCCCGCTGCCCGAGGGAGTGACCCGGTTGAAGCCCCGGCACTCGGATGAGGACCAGGCGTGA
- a CDS encoding HRDC domain-containing protein, with translation MTESDLPVLSAPAEGVPPLITTASALRRTAARLASGTGPVAIDTERAHGYRYDTRAYLIQLRREGAGSHLVDPAALDSDGPGSGLSPLAEALAGTEWILHAATQDMPCLVREGLRPSRIFDTELAGRLLGLPRVGLGPMVEEYFGVHLLKEHSAADWSTRPLPADWLVYAALDVELLIPLRDRLADDLAAAGKAGWALEEFEHLTRLGAELPDHLPEPDPSRWRRTSGLHDVRTRAGLELVKDLWWAREGVARRIDIAPGRIVNDRALSALGVRCGERVTLERDELLGSSGFRRGRARRHTADWERALERARGTAEADYPPRQAPQEGPPPPRSWDRHHPDEAARWKAIRPAVNRRAEELDLPPENLISPDWLRRLAWQPPVDRSPVGIDAFLADLGARTWQRNLVCGELSRLLGGLR, from the coding sequence GTGACCGAGTCCGACCTGCCCGTCCTGAGCGCCCCCGCCGAGGGAGTTCCACCACTCATCACCACCGCCTCCGCGCTGCGGCGGACCGCCGCGCGCCTGGCCTCGGGCACCGGCCCGGTGGCCATCGACACCGAGCGGGCCCACGGCTACCGCTACGACACCCGCGCCTACCTCATCCAGCTGCGCCGCGAGGGGGCCGGCAGCCACCTGGTGGATCCCGCAGCGCTGGATTCCGACGGCCCAGGCTCGGGGCTGTCCCCGCTCGCCGAGGCACTGGCGGGCACCGAGTGGATCCTGCACGCCGCCACCCAGGACATGCCGTGCCTGGTCCGGGAGGGACTACGTCCCTCCCGCATCTTCGACACCGAGCTGGCAGGACGGCTCCTCGGGCTGCCCAGAGTGGGTCTGGGACCCATGGTCGAGGAGTACTTCGGCGTCCACCTTCTCAAGGAGCACTCGGCCGCCGACTGGTCCACCCGCCCGCTGCCCGCCGACTGGCTGGTCTACGCCGCCCTGGACGTGGAACTGCTCATCCCGCTGCGCGACCGCCTCGCCGACGACCTCGCCGCGGCCGGCAAGGCCGGCTGGGCCCTGGAGGAGTTCGAGCATCTGACCCGCCTCGGCGCCGAGCTGCCGGACCACCTGCCCGAGCCCGACCCCTCGCGGTGGCGGCGCACCAGCGGCCTGCACGACGTGCGGACCCGTGCCGGGCTGGAACTCGTGAAGGACCTGTGGTGGGCGCGCGAAGGCGTCGCCCGACGCATCGACATCGCCCCGGGCCGGATAGTCAACGACCGCGCGCTCTCCGCCCTGGGAGTGCGATGCGGTGAACGGGTCACCCTCGAGCGCGACGAGCTGCTGGGCTCCTCGGGATTCCGGCGCGGCCGGGCCCGGCGCCACACCGCGGACTGGGAGCGTGCCCTGGAACGGGCCCGCGGGACCGCCGAGGCGGACTATCCGCCCCGTCAGGCCCCCCAGGAGGGCCCTCCGCCGCCCCGCTCCTGGGACCGCCACCATCCTGATGAGGCGGCTCGTTGGAAGGCGATTCGCCCGGCCGTGAACCGCCGGGCCGAGGAGCTGGACCTGCCTCCTGAGAATCTCATCTCCCCGGACTGGCTGCGCCGGCTGGCCTGGCAGCCGCCCGTCGACCGTTCCCCAGTCGGGATCGACGCCTTCCTGGCCGATCTGGGCGCCAGAACATGGCAGCGCAATCTGGTGTGCGGAGAACTCTCACGCCTGCTGGGCGGCCTGCGCTGA
- the dxs gene encoding 1-deoxy-D-xylulose-5-phosphate synthase produces the protein MALLDRISCPDDLRDLSDSETEKLATEIRRFLIEHVSRTGGHLGPNLGVVELTLAIHRVFDSPNDPIVFDTGHQSYVHKIVTGRAGRFDTLRQEGGLSGYPSRGESPHDWVENSHASTSLSWAEGLAEGIRLRGEDRTVVAVIGDGALTGGMAWEALDSIAARQDLRLVIVVNDNGRSYYPTVGGLANRFSAIRTDPRYEETLDRIKQHVSDKPLGRQVYGLMHGVKAGMKDALIGQQGIFPDLGIKYLGPVDGHDLGTLERALEMARRYRQPVIVHAITSKGKGYPAAERDEEDHFHTVGAMDPVTCEPVTVSGGATWTSTFAETIADIGARREDVVAITAAMLHPVGLAPFAERFPERVLDVGIAEQHALTTAAGLSAAGLHPVIALYATFLNRAFDQLLMDVGMHHQGVTVVLDRAGITGSDGASHNGMWDISMAGLVPGLRLASPRDRGHLVELLEEAVDIDDGPSVIRYSKDRMPEEIAVRETRDGLDVLQEGDPEGLLLVAHGQLCGQTLSAARLMGGPTPTVVSPRWDLPVCDSLLDAAAGARAVLSVEDGLVVGGLGSRLSQELRLRGVWTPVRELGIPQTYLPHSSRASLLHRIGLDAEGIAASAARLSEAVEASAQAAQQA, from the coding sequence ATGGCACTGCTCGACCGCATCTCCTGTCCCGACGATCTGCGCGATCTGTCGGACAGCGAGACTGAGAAATTGGCCACTGAGATCCGGCGGTTCCTCATCGAGCACGTCTCCCGCACCGGCGGCCACCTGGGGCCCAATCTCGGCGTGGTGGAACTCACCCTGGCCATCCATCGGGTCTTCGACTCGCCGAACGATCCGATCGTCTTCGACACCGGCCACCAGAGCTACGTCCACAAGATCGTCACCGGCCGCGCCGGCCGCTTCGACACCCTGCGCCAGGAGGGCGGGCTGTCGGGCTACCCCTCACGTGGCGAGTCGCCCCACGACTGGGTGGAGAACTCCCACGCCTCCACCTCGCTGTCCTGGGCCGAAGGACTCGCCGAGGGGATTCGGCTGCGTGGCGAGGACCGCACCGTGGTCGCGGTCATCGGTGACGGCGCACTGACCGGTGGGATGGCCTGGGAGGCCCTCGACTCGATCGCCGCCCGTCAGGACCTGCGGCTGGTGATCGTCGTCAATGACAACGGCCGCTCCTACTATCCGACGGTCGGCGGGCTGGCCAACCGGTTCTCGGCGATCCGCACCGATCCCCGCTACGAGGAGACCCTGGACCGGATCAAGCAGCACGTCTCTGACAAGCCCCTCGGGCGTCAGGTCTACGGCCTCATGCACGGTGTCAAGGCCGGCATGAAGGACGCCCTGATCGGCCAGCAGGGCATCTTCCCCGACCTGGGCATCAAGTATCTGGGACCCGTCGACGGCCACGACCTGGGCACCCTCGAGCGGGCCCTGGAGATGGCCAGACGCTACCGGCAGCCGGTCATCGTCCACGCCATCACCTCCAAGGGGAAGGGATACCCGGCCGCCGAGCGCGATGAGGAGGACCACTTCCACACCGTGGGAGCGATGGACCCGGTCACCTGCGAGCCGGTCACGGTCTCCGGTGGCGCCACCTGGACGTCCACCTTCGCCGAGACCATCGCAGATATCGGCGCGAGGCGCGAGGACGTCGTGGCGATCACCGCGGCCATGCTCCATCCGGTGGGGCTGGCCCCTTTCGCCGAGCGCTTCCCGGAACGGGTACTGGATGTCGGGATCGCCGAGCAGCACGCCCTCACCACCGCGGCGGGCCTGTCGGCCGCAGGGTTGCATCCCGTCATCGCCCTCTACGCCACCTTCCTCAACCGGGCCTTCGATCAGTTGCTGATGGACGTCGGGATGCACCACCAGGGTGTCACCGTGGTACTCGACCGGGCCGGGATCACCGGCTCCGACGGAGCCAGTCACAACGGCATGTGGGACATCTCCATGGCCGGGCTGGTGCCCGGGCTGAGACTGGCCTCCCCGCGCGACCGCGGCCACCTCGTCGAGCTGCTAGAGGAGGCCGTCGACATCGATGACGGACCGAGCGTGATCAGGTACTCCAAGGACCGCATGCCCGAGGAGATCGCGGTGCGCGAGACCCGCGACGGGCTGGACGTCCTCCAGGAGGGCGACCCCGAGGGGCTTCTGCTGGTGGCGCACGGGCAGTTGTGCGGCCAGACCCTGTCGGCTGCACGGCTGATGGGCGGGCCCACTCCCACGGTCGTCAGCCCCCGGTGGGACCTGCCGGTCTGCGACTCCCTGCTGGACGCCGCTGCCGGGGCCAGGGCGGTGCTGAGCGTCGAGGACGGCCTGGTGGTCGGCGGACTGGGATCCCGGCTGTCCCAGGAACTGCGGCTGCGCGGGGTGTGGACGCCGGTGCGGGAACTGGGCATCCCCCAGACCTATCTGCCGCACTCCTCCCGCGCCTCCCTGCTGCACCGGATCGGGCTGGACGCCGAGGGGATCGCGGCCTCGGCCGCCCGGCTGTCCGAGGCGGTCGAGGCCTCAGCGCAGGCCGCCCAGCAGGCGTGA
- the acnA gene encoding aconitate hydratase AcnA gives MSINSFGARRSLDVAGESYEIYGVDAVEGSDSLPYSLKVLLENLLRTEDGANITAEQIAALGHWDPEAQPSHEIQFTPARVIMQDFTGVPCIVDLATMREAIADLGGDPQRVNPLSPAEMVIDHSVIVESFGTPKAFELNQEIEYQRNRERYQFLRWGQTAFENFRVVPPGTGIVHQVNIEHLARVTFVHDQDGHKVAYPDTCVGTDSHTTMVNGLGVVGWGVGGIEAEAAMLGQPVSMLVPRVVGFKLYGALRDGVTATDLVLTITQMLREHKVVGKFVEFYGPGVAAVPLANRATLGNMSPEYGSTIAVFPIDDVTLDYLRLTGRPEHQITLVESYARAQGMWHDPDHEARYSEYLELDLSAVEPSLAGPKRPQDRIPLASSKQFFERTVPDYTSSPDVSVPVTLTDDRSFDLRNGAVSVAAITSCTNTSNPSVMISAGLVARKAHEFGLTPKPWVKTSLAPGSQVVTDYLERSGLTGDLDALGFDLVGYGCTTCIGNTGPLIPEISAAVNDNDMAVTAVLSGNRNFEGRISPDVKMNYLASPPLVVVYALAGTMDIDLATEPIGTASDGTDVYMKDVWPSTEEIESIVGSAISADMYTRRYADVFEGGSRWKSLETPEGKTFAWDVESTYVRKLPIFDGMPAEPQPAADISDARVLLKLGDSVTTDHISPAGAIKTDSPAGRWLSEQGVARKDFNSYGSRRGNHEVMMRGTFANIRLRNQLAPGTEGGFTRDFTVDGAPVTTVFDASMHYQDAGVPLVVLGGKEYGSGSSRDWAAKGTMLLGVKVVITESYERIHRSNLIGMGVLPLQFPDGFSAESLGLTGEEVFSFTGIDALNESIPSTVHVNAARPDGSDVEFDATVRIDTPGEREYYLNGGILQYVLRSMAASA, from the coding sequence ATGAGCATCAACAGTTTCGGCGCCAGGAGGTCCCTGGACGTCGCCGGAGAGTCCTACGAGATCTACGGCGTCGACGCCGTGGAGGGATCGGACAGCCTGCCGTACAGCCTCAAGGTGCTTCTGGAGAACCTCCTGCGCACCGAGGACGGGGCCAATATCACCGCTGAGCAGATCGCCGCCCTGGGCCACTGGGACCCCGAGGCCCAGCCCTCCCACGAGATCCAGTTCACCCCGGCGCGGGTGATCATGCAGGACTTCACCGGAGTGCCCTGCATCGTGGACCTGGCCACCATGCGCGAGGCCATCGCCGATCTGGGCGGGGATCCTCAGCGCGTCAATCCGCTGTCGCCCGCGGAGATGGTGATCGACCACTCCGTCATCGTCGAGAGCTTCGGCACCCCGAAGGCCTTCGAACTCAACCAGGAGATCGAGTACCAGCGCAACCGGGAGCGCTACCAGTTCCTGCGCTGGGGCCAGACGGCCTTCGAGAACTTCCGCGTCGTCCCGCCGGGCACCGGGATCGTCCACCAGGTCAACATCGAGCACCTGGCCCGCGTCACCTTCGTCCACGACCAGGACGGACACAAGGTGGCCTATCCCGACACGTGTGTGGGCACCGACTCCCATACCACCATGGTGAACGGCCTCGGAGTGGTGGGCTGGGGGGTCGGCGGCATCGAGGCCGAGGCCGCCATGCTGGGCCAGCCGGTCTCGATGCTGGTGCCCCGGGTGGTCGGTTTCAAACTCTACGGGGCGCTGCGCGACGGGGTCACGGCCACCGACCTGGTGCTCACCATCACCCAGATGCTGCGCGAGCACAAGGTGGTCGGCAAGTTCGTCGAGTTCTACGGCCCCGGGGTGGCCGCCGTGCCACTGGCGAACCGCGCCACCCTGGGCAATATGAGCCCCGAGTACGGCTCCACCATCGCGGTCTTCCCGATCGACGACGTCACCCTGGACTACCTGCGCCTCACCGGGCGCCCCGAGCACCAGATCACGCTCGTGGAGTCCTATGCCCGGGCCCAGGGAATGTGGCACGACCCCGACCATGAGGCGCGGTACTCCGAGTACCTGGAGCTGGACCTGTCGGCCGTCGAGCCCTCCCTGGCCGGCCCCAAGCGTCCTCAGGACCGGATCCCGCTGGCCTCCTCGAAGCAGTTCTTCGAGAGGACGGTGCCTGATTACACATCCAGTCCCGACGTGTCGGTGCCGGTGACCCTGACCGACGACCGCTCCTTCGATCTGCGCAACGGTGCGGTGAGCGTGGCGGCCATCACCTCCTGCACCAACACCTCGAACCCGAGCGTGATGATCTCGGCGGGACTGGTGGCGCGCAAGGCCCACGAGTTCGGCCTGACCCCCAAGCCCTGGGTGAAGACCTCGTTGGCCCCCGGTTCGCAGGTGGTCACCGACTATCTGGAGCGCTCCGGGCTCACCGGGGACCTCGACGCCCTGGGATTCGACCTGGTCGGCTACGGATGCACCACCTGCATCGGCAACACCGGGCCGCTCATCCCCGAGATCTCCGCGGCCGTCAACGACAACGACATGGCCGTCACCGCAGTGCTGTCGGGCAATCGCAATTTCGAGGGCCGCATCAGCCCCGACGTCAAGATGAACTACCTGGCCTCCCCGCCGCTGGTGGTGGTCTACGCGCTCGCCGGGACGATGGACATCGACCTGGCCACTGAGCCCATCGGCACCGCCTCCGACGGCACCGACGTCTACATGAAGGACGTGTGGCCCTCGACCGAGGAGATCGAGAGCATCGTCGGCTCGGCGATCTCGGCCGACATGTACACCCGCCGCTACGCCGACGTCTTCGAGGGCGGTTCCCGCTGGAAGTCCCTGGAGACGCCCGAGGGCAAGACCTTCGCCTGGGACGTCGAGTCCACCTATGTGCGCAAGCTGCCGATCTTCGACGGGATGCCCGCCGAGCCGCAGCCCGCCGCCGACATCAGCGACGCCCGCGTCCTGCTGAAGCTCGGGGACTCGGTGACCACCGACCACATCTCTCCGGCCGGGGCCATCAAGACCGACTCCCCGGCCGGCCGCTGGCTCTCGGAGCAGGGTGTGGCCCGCAAGGACTTCAACTCTTACGGATCCCGGCGCGGCAACCACGAGGTGATGATGCGCGGCACCTTCGCCAACATCCGGCTGCGCAACCAGCTGGCCCCGGGCACCGAGGGCGGCTTCACCCGCGACTTCACCGTCGACGGGGCGCCGGTGACGACGGTCTTCGACGCCTCGATGCACTACCAGGACGCCGGGGTGCCGCTGGTGGTGCTGGGCGGCAAGGAGTACGGCTCGGGGTCCTCGCGCGACTGGGCCGCCAAGGGCACCATGCTGCTGGGGGTCAAGGTCGTCATCACCGAGTCCTACGAGCGGATCCACCGCTCGAACCTGATCGGGATGGGCGTCCTTCCGCTGCAGTTCCCCGATGGATTCAGCGCGGAGTCGCTGGGCCTGACCGGTGAGGAGGTGTTCTCCTTCACCGGTATCGACGCCCTCAACGAGTCCATTCCGAGCACGGTGCACGTGAACGCCGCCCGGCCCGACGGATCGGACGTCGAGTTCGACGCCACCGTGCGCATCGACACCCCGGGGGAGCGCGAGTACTACCTCAACGGCGGGATCCTGCAGTACGTGCTGCGGTCCATGGCGGCCTCCGCCTGA
- a CDS encoding class I SAM-dependent RNA methyltransferase, producing MSESPAVLDLELGPIAHGGFCVARLQGRVVFVRGGLPGERVRARVIDDSKASHWFATATEVLRADDHRVAPPCPVSQRCGGCDFQHVEPAFQRQLKRRVVSEQLSRGAGIEWDGAVEPAGDDEDGLGWRTRMRYGVQHGRPALRAFRSHDLVTVPEGGCPISHPAGRPAAEKAAAGAAQVAVAVAGALTDDPTVGVVADGHRVEGPSLLVEGLDPRVPLARAGNRSWKVGADGFWQVHPRAATVLAEAVIDGLKPRPGERALDLYCGVGLFAGLLADAGVRVEGVEVSRAAVGLARRNVPGARFWAGRTDRIMPRMSHRADLVVLDPPRKGAGRKVAGQVASVRPRAIAHVACDPAALARDLSLFAENGYRPVSIRAFDLFPMTHHVECVAILRASDDEAILRAQDGDGH from the coding sequence ATGTCCGAGAGCCCTGCGGTCCTGGACCTGGAGCTGGGTCCGATCGCGCACGGTGGATTCTGCGTGGCCCGTCTTCAGGGCCGCGTCGTCTTCGTGCGCGGCGGCCTGCCGGGAGAGCGCGTCCGCGCCCGGGTGATCGACGACTCGAAGGCCTCCCACTGGTTCGCCACGGCGACCGAGGTGCTCCGCGCCGACGACCACCGGGTCGCACCGCCGTGCCCGGTGTCGCAGCGCTGCGGGGGATGCGACTTCCAGCACGTGGAGCCCGCCTTCCAGCGCCAGCTCAAGCGACGGGTCGTCTCGGAGCAGTTGAGCCGGGGCGCCGGGATCGAGTGGGACGGCGCGGTGGAGCCGGCCGGCGATGATGAGGACGGCCTGGGCTGGCGCACCCGGATGCGCTACGGAGTCCAGCACGGCCGGCCCGCGCTGAGGGCGTTCCGCTCCCACGACCTGGTGACGGTGCCCGAGGGCGGCTGCCCGATCTCCCATCCGGCCGGTCGGCCGGCTGCCGAGAAGGCGGCCGCCGGAGCCGCACAGGTCGCCGTGGCGGTGGCCGGAGCCCTGACCGACGACCCCACCGTGGGGGTGGTCGCCGACGGCCACCGGGTCGAGGGGCCCTCGCTGCTCGTTGAGGGACTGGATCCCCGGGTGCCGCTGGCCAGAGCCGGGAATCGGTCCTGGAAGGTGGGTGCGGACGGCTTCTGGCAGGTGCATCCCCGTGCCGCCACGGTCCTGGCCGAGGCCGTCATCGATGGTCTGAAGCCGCGACCGGGGGAGCGGGCCCTGGACCTGTACTGCGGGGTGGGGCTGTTCGCCGGGCTGCTGGCCGACGCCGGGGTGCGGGTGGAAGGCGTGGAGGTCTCCCGGGCAGCCGTGGGGCTGGCCCGACGCAACGTCCCCGGAGCGCGGTTCTGGGCCGGTCGCACCGATCGGATCATGCCCAGGATGTCGCACCGCGCCGACCTGGTCGTGCTGGATCCTCCCCGCAAGGGAGCGGGGCGCAAGGTCGCGGGTCAGGTGGCTTCGGTGCGCCCGCGCGCGATCGCCCATGTGGCCTGCGACCCCGCCGCCCTGGCCCGTGATCTGTCGCTCTTCGCCGAGAACGGCTACCGTCCGGTGTCGATCAGGGCCTTCGACCTCTTCCCGATGACCCACCACGTCGAGTGCGTCGCGATCCTTCGCGCATCCGATGATGAGGCGATCCTTCGCGCGCAGGACGGCGATGGCCACTGA
- a CDS encoding APC family permease, whose translation MKLSQAVKRVLIGRKLESSSLGQTLLPKRIALPVFASDALSSVAYAPDEILITLSLAGAAGFAFSWKIGVAVACVMLVVVMSYRQTVHAYPSGGGDYEVATANLGPSAGLIVASSLLVDYVLTVAVSVSSGVQNAEAMIPAIHGHEGVIAAGVILVLTGLNLRGTKESGSVFAVPVYAFMVSVGALVIWGLTQIFVLGHHLQAPTAAATIQGSPKYASLAGLAMVALLARTFSSGCAALTGVEAISNGVPSFREPKSRNAAATLALLGGIAVSMLIGIIVLARVTGVKMFDEQGGASRLIGADGRPIESQTTVVGQLAQAVFYDSFRPGFYIMIICTMVILFLAANTAFNGFPVLSSILAKDGYLPRQLHTRGDRLAFSNGIVTLAVGAAVLVLVFNASVTALIQLYVVGVFISFTVSQTGMLRHWTRRLRTETRATRKERRQWQRSRVINAVGLVMTGVVLVIILVSKFVHGAYLALLAMAVVFIGMKAIRRHYDAVRRELALSSASDRALPSRVHAVVLVSDLNKPTMRALQFAKATVPTFLEAATVDVDPEATERVLERWDEEDVDVPLKVIASPYREVTNPFIEHIRRIRSENPRDMVEVFIPEYVVGHWWEQVLHNQTGLVIRTRLHFMPGVLISTVPYQLRSSEAIEQRWRRDDPRSWRDSARTVDAPKN comes from the coding sequence GTGAAACTATCGCAGGCCGTCAAGCGGGTGCTCATCGGTCGCAAGCTTGAGAGCTCCTCGCTCGGGCAGACCCTGCTGCCCAAACGGATCGCCCTCCCGGTGTTCGCCTCCGACGCCCTTTCGAGCGTCGCCTACGCGCCCGATGAGATCCTCATCACGCTGTCGCTGGCCGGAGCCGCAGGGTTCGCGTTCTCCTGGAAGATCGGTGTCGCGGTGGCCTGCGTCATGCTGGTGGTGGTGATGTCCTACCGCCAGACCGTCCACGCCTACCCCTCCGGTGGCGGGGACTACGAGGTGGCCACCGCGAACCTCGGGCCCAGCGCGGGGCTGATCGTGGCCAGCTCCCTGCTGGTCGATTATGTGCTCACCGTGGCCGTGTCGGTGTCCTCGGGGGTCCAGAACGCGGAGGCCATGATTCCGGCGATCCACGGTCATGAGGGCGTCATCGCAGCCGGCGTCATCCTCGTGCTCACCGGACTGAACCTGAGAGGCACCAAGGAGTCCGGCAGCGTCTTCGCGGTCCCGGTCTACGCCTTCATGGTGAGCGTGGGCGCCCTGGTGATCTGGGGGCTCACCCAGATCTTCGTGCTGGGACACCATCTGCAGGCGCCGACCGCCGCCGCCACCATCCAGGGCTCCCCGAAATACGCCTCACTGGCCGGCCTGGCCATGGTGGCGCTGCTTGCACGGACCTTCTCGTCGGGCTGTGCGGCGCTGACCGGAGTCGAGGCGATCTCGAACGGGGTGCCCTCGTTCCGCGAGCCGAAGTCCCGCAATGCGGCCGCCACCCTGGCCCTCCTCGGCGGGATCGCAGTGTCCATGCTCATCGGCATCATCGTGCTGGCCCGGGTGACCGGGGTGAAGATGTTCGACGAGCAGGGCGGCGCCTCACGGCTGATCGGGGCCGACGGACGGCCGATCGAGTCCCAGACGACGGTGGTCGGTCAGCTCGCCCAGGCCGTCTTCTACGACTCCTTCCGGCCCGGCTTCTACATCATGATCATCTGCACGATGGTGATCCTCTTCCTGGCGGCCAACACCGCCTTCAACGGATTCCCGGTGCTCAGCTCCATTCTGGCCAAGGACGGTTACCTGCCCCGCCAGCTGCACACTCGCGGGGACCGGCTGGCCTTCTCGAACGGCATCGTCACCCTGGCGGTGGGGGCCGCGGTACTGGTGCTGGTGTTCAACGCCTCGGTGACAGCGCTCATCCAGTTGTACGTGGTCGGGGTGTTCATCTCCTTCACCGTCAGCCAGACGGGGATGTTGCGGCACTGGACCCGGCGGTTGCGCACCGAGACCCGGGCGACACGAAAGGAGAGGCGGCAGTGGCAGCGCTCCCGGGTCATCAATGCCGTCGGCCTGGTGATGACCGGCGTGGTGCTGGTGATCATCCTCGTCTCCAAGTTCGTCCACGGCGCCTACCTGGCACTGCTGGCGATGGCGGTGGTCTTCATCGGGATGAAGGCGATCCGACGCCACTACGACGCCGTGCGACGCGAGCTGGCCCTGTCCAGCGCATCCGACCGGGCACTGCCCTCCCGGGTCCATGCCGTGGTGCTGGTCTCCGATCTCAACAAGCCCACGATGCGCGCCCTGCAGTTCGCCAAGGCCACGGTGCCGACCTTCCTCGAGGCGGCCACTGTGGACGTCGACCCGGAGGCGACCGAACGGGTCCTCGAGCGCTGGGACGAGGAGGACGTCGACGTCCCTCTCAAGGTGATCGCCTCACCGTACCGGGAGGTCACCAACCCCTTCATCGAGCACATCCGCAGGATTCGCAGCGAGAATCCCCGCGACATGGTCGAGGTGTTCATCCCCGAATACGTGGTGGGCCACTGGTGGGAGCAGGTCCTGCACAACCAGACCGGTCTGGTGATCCGCACCAGGCTGCACTTCATGCCCGGGGTGCTGATCTCCACGGTGCCCTACCAGCTGCGATCCTCCGAGGCGATCGAGCAGCGCTGGCGCCGGGACGATCCGCGCTCCTGGCGCGACTCGGCACGTACTGTGGATGCTCCGAAGAACTGA
- a CDS encoding potassium channel family protein gives MGCGRVGSSLARSLEKRGHSVVVIDTDADSFRRLGPEFKGSTVRGVGFDRTVLEKAEIRNADGFAAVSSGDNSNVLAARVVREEFGIDNVVARIYDQGRAEVYERLGIPTVATVRWAADQVLRSLMPEGSEPAWRDPSGQARLIRVNTHAGWVGMRISAIQAQIHTPLPFLQRFGTGMVPDGSTLLQDGDVVYAAVEVERVPEVERLLAAPPARR, from the coding sequence ATGGGATGCGGCAGGGTCGGATCCAGCCTGGCCAGGTCGTTGGAGAAGCGGGGCCACAGCGTGGTCGTCATCGACACCGACGCCGACTCCTTCCGGCGTCTGGGCCCGGAGTTCAAGGGCTCGACGGTCAGGGGGGTGGGCTTCGACCGCACCGTCCTGGAGAAGGCCGAGATCCGTAACGCCGACGGGTTCGCAGCCGTGTCCAGCGGCGACAACTCCAATGTGCTCGCCGCCCGGGTGGTCCGTGAAGAGTTCGGCATCGACAATGTGGTGGCCCGGATCTACGACCAGGGGCGCGCCGAGGTCTACGAGAGGCTCGGGATCCCGACCGTGGCCACGGTGCGCTGGGCGGCCGACCAGGTGCTGCGCAGCCTGATGCCCGAGGGCTCGGAGCCCGCCTGGCGCGATCCCTCCGGTCAGGCCCGTCTCATCCGGGTCAACACGCACGCGGGCTGGGTGGGGATGAGGATCAGCGCGATCCAGGCCCAGATCCACACCCCGCTGCCATTCCTGCAACGCTTCGGCACCGGCATGGTGCCCGACGGTTCCACCCTGCTTCAGGACGGCGACGTCGTCTACGCGGCGGTGGAGGTGGAGAGGGTGCCCGAGGTCGAGCGCCTCCTCGCCGCGCCTCCGGCCCGCCGCTGA